CAGGTCGTTCAGGTCGGCCAGTAGACCGTCGTCGCACGTGATGTCGGGCGATTCGCTCGACTCCACACCCACATCCGTTCCCTCTTCCGTACTCGAGTCGGTGTGATTACTGCTCATGGTTCGTTCACCAGTCAGGCTGCCTCGCCGGGACCGTCGAGGAGACACCACTCGCTCCACGCGGCGTGGGCTTCGAGGTACTCCCGCGCCGCCGCGCTCGCACGGTAGGCGTTCGTCCGGCCGTCGACCGGACGCTTCTCGACCAGGCCCTCCTCGACGAGTTCACGGAGGTTCTGGTAGAGCCGACCGTGGTTGATCTCCTCGTCGTACGCCTCACGGAGCTCACGCTTGATCTCCACGCCATTCGGATTCGTC
The genomic region above belongs to Halococcus saccharolyticus DSM 5350 and contains:
- a CDS encoding PadR family transcriptional regulator — its product is MSVYDTTNDTGEPTPDLPDEPQPLADLTGFQRDVLFVVVSLDGTNPNGVEIKRELREAYDEEINHGRLYQNLRELVEEGLVEKRPVDGRTNAYRASAAAREYLEAHAAWSEWCLLDGPGEAA